A window of Pelagicoccus enzymogenes genomic DNA:
ATCGTCTTCGAGGCCGCCCGCGCCATCAACGACGCCCCCATCGAAGGCGCCTACCACTCCCTAGCCGCCGCGATTGATAGCCCTTTTGCGGACGACCCCATCCTAGCCATCCGCGCCCTCAACGCCCGCTTCCGCATCGGCGGCGTCAAGAACGCCCAATTCCTCGCTGCTTACGCCGCCGACGAATCCAAGCCCCAGCAATTCCGCCTCGAAGCGATTACCCAGCTTCAGTCCTGGCCAAACCCGCTGCAACGCGACCGCGTCATGGGCGTCTACCAGCCGCTCGCAGCCCGCGACGCCCAAGTGGCCATCGACGCCTTCAAGGCCAACGCGCCCAAGTTCTTCGCCTCCAGTAACAGCGCCGTGCAGGTCAAATTCCTCGAAGCCGTGGACGCCCTCGGAGTGAGAGGCCTCGCCGACCAGCTTTACGCCTTCGCCAAAAACGAAAAAGCCAACGGAGCCGCCCGGGCCGCCGCCTTCTCGCTCTTCAGCAAGCTCGACGATCCTCGCATGGACGAGCTGGTTATCGCCGCCAGCCAATCCAACGCTTCCGAGCTGCGGCTCGCCACCCTGCCCATCGTAACCGAACGCTCCCCGGAGCAAGCGAAGGTCACCCTCGAGCTCATGACCCAAGGCAGCGTCGAAGAGCAACGCGTCGCCTACCAGACCTTGGCCGGATCCCAGCAAGCCTTCGCAACCGAACTGCTCGCCAACAGCGTGCGACGCTTGGCTGCAGACGAAATTCCCTACGCCGCCCAACTCGAGCTCATCGAAGCCGCCAAGGAACACCCTTCGCCCAAGGTTCAGCAAGCCTACCAGAGCTACCAGGCAGCAGTCGCCGCTTCCAGCGACCCGATCGCCGCCTTCACCTACGCCCTGGAAGGCGGAGACGCCGGAGCCGGCCGGAGCGTCTTCAACAACAACCAGGTCATGGCCTGCGTGCGCTGCCATATCGCCACAGGCCCGGGCGACGCCGCCGGCCCTAACCTCACCGACATCGGCTTGCGCCTCAACCGCCAACAACTCCTGGAAGCCATCGTCGCCCCCAACGCCACCATCGCCGAAGGATTCGACAACGTCATCCTCACCATGAAAAATGGAAACACCGTCGCCGGAATCGTGGAGGACGAGGACGAAACGGAGATCAGCCTTAAACTTGCCAGCGGCGAGTCGCAAAGCTTCGCCAAAAGCGAAATCGCCAAACGAGACGCTATGCCCTCCAGCATGCCAGCCATCTTCGCCCCCTTGCTCTCGGCCAAGGACATGCGCGACCTCGTCGAGTACCTCACCACCCGCACCTGGGATCCCTACTCCGAACGCGCCACCCACGGCAAATAGTTCCGCATCCAAGTTTCAACTACAAAGGCGTCCTCAATAAAGAGGACGCCTTTTTTTGGGGAGGGGGCGACGTTCACGTCGTCCGCATTGCAGGAATTCAATCCCGTCAAACTCCCCTCCCATTTTGCAAATCCAAGGAACCCAGCCCAACGTACCGGTTCCTAAACCTCTTATGACTCCCTCTCTTCGCCCCTTCCTTCTCCTGGGAGCGCTGCTCGCGTTCACCTGCAACCTCTTCGCCGCAAACCGCGACGACCTTTGGCTCAAAGTCTCGGAAGCCAGAGCCCAACGCTTGCCCCAAACCGCCATCGAGTCCCTCGAGCCCATCATCGAAGGCGCCCTCGCCGAAGGAGCTCACGCCGAGGCCATCAAAGCCATCACCCTCAAAATCGCTCTGGAAACACAGATCCAAGGCGAACAGCCCGCCGAGGCCATCCTGCGGCTGCAACGCCAACTCGACGAAACACCCGCCGCCCTGCAACCCGTTTTCCAAACCCTGCTCGCCCACTCCTACTGGAGCTACTTCCAGCAGAACCGCTGGAGATTCCTGCAACGCACCCAAACTGCGGAAGCGCCCAGCAACGATTTTCAAACCTGGGACCTCGCCCGCATCCTGCGCGAGATCGACCGTCACTTCACCGCCGCCCTCGCCAACGAATCCTTCCTCAAATCCGTCCCCATCGAAAGCTACGACATCCTGCTGGAGCCAGGCACCGCACCCGACACCTACCGCCCCACCCTCTACGACTTCCTCGCCTACGAGGCCCTATCCTTCTACCAAAGCGGCGAACAAGCAGCTCTCGAAGCAGAAGACACTTTCGAAATTTCCGCCCACTCTCCCATCTTCGACGGAACCCGCGCCTTCCTCGATTGGACGCCAGCAGCTGACACCGACTACTCCCCCGAGCTCAAAGCCATCCGGTTCTACCAAGACTTGCTCCGCTTCCACCGAGACGATGCCGATCCCTCAGCCTACTACGACGCCGACCTCGCCCGCCTCATCTACGGCCACAACGTCGCTGTTGGAGAAGACAAGGGAGAACGCTACGCCGCCGCCCTCGAACGCTTCATCGAAAAAACCGCAGCTCACGAAATAAGCGCCCGCGCCCGCGCCGCCTTGGCAACTTACCACCAATCGCAAAACGAGCTAGTCACCGCCTACCAAATCGCCAGCCGCGGCCTAGCAAGCTTTCCCGGAAGCGCCGGCGCGGCGGAGTGCCACAATCTCATCCAGCAGGTCGAGCAAAAGTCCGCCAACATCCAAACGGAATACATTTGGAACGCGCCTTGGCCCACTATCGACGTCACCTACCGCAACGTCGACAAGGTCTACTTCCGAGCCATCAAACTCGAATTCGAAGAAGAACTTCGCAGCCATCCCGACCTGCGCGACTTCCAAGAATCGGTCTTCGAACGCACCCCCATCCACAGCTGGGAAGCCGACCTTCCTGCCACAAGCGACTACCAAACGCGCACCGAAAAGCTTCCCGCCCCCCAAACGCTTGAGCCCGGCTACTACCATATTTTCGCCAGCTACGATCCCACTTTTAGACAATACGAAAACGTCGTAAGCCGCGCTACCGTTTGGGTCAGCGAACTGGCCCTGGTACTGCGAACCCAAGAATTGGATACACCCCTTAGCGGCTTCGTGCTCAATGCCATCAGCGGCGAACCCATCGCCGGAGCTACCGTGCAACTGTGGCACCAAAACCGAAATCGGAATTTCCGCAAAGGCAGGTCTCTCACCACCGACGCGGATGGACGCTTCGCTGTATCCAAGAATGCCAGCAGGGATCGAACGCTCATCCTAGCCGAACACCAAGGGCAAAAAACCGCGAGCAAGCAATCCTTCTGGCTTCATCACAGCGACCGAGAAAGCTATCCCGAGCAACGAACTATTTTCTTTACCGATCGTGCCCTCTACCGCCCCGGCCAAACCGTAAACTACAAGGGCATCAGCGTCTTCAACCACCCTTCCGAGGGCCGGTACAAAACCCTGAAAAACAGCAGACTACAAATCGCCTTCAAAAACGCCAACCGTCAGGTCATCGCCGACCGCGAACACAAGACTAACGACTACGGATCCTTCAGCGGCAGCTTCACCGCGCCCGAAGAAGGACTGCTCGGAAACATGAGTATCGAGGTCACCTTCGGCCCTTGGGGTTCAACTCACTTCAACGTGGAAGAATACAAGCGCCCCAAGTTTCAGGTCGAACTCGACGCCCCCGCGAACGCGCCCAAGCTTGAAGAAACCGTATCTCTCAAGGGAAGAGCCACCGCATACACCGGAGCCGCTATCGGAGGAGCGAGCGTCAAATGGCGGGTCGAGCGCGGAGTGCGAGCGCCTAGCTGGTGCTGGTGGTGGACCCCACCCGCAACAAAGGCCATCGCTCACGGAAGCGTAACCACCGAAGCGGACGGTAGCTTCAGTATCCACTTTCCCGCGACACCCGACAAAAGCGTACCTCGCCAGAACGAACCGACTTTCGTCTACACCGTCTATGCCGACGTTACCGACACCAACGGCGAAACCCGTTCCGCTTCCACCGAAACGAGAGCTGGCTACACCGCACTGCAAGCCGAACTATCGACCACCGAATGGCAGAGCATCGACACGCCAGTTGAAATATCGATCAGTACCCAATCCTTGGACGGAAAGCCGCAAGCTGCAAAAGTCCAACTCAAGGTCTACCGCCTGCAGCAACCGGAGTCGGTCATACGCGAACAGTTAGCCGACCACCGCTACCGTCCATGGAGAATACAAGCGACCGAGCCCGAGTTCGATCCCTCGAACCCCGACACTTGGGAAATCGGAAAAACCGTATCCAGAAAGCAAATCAGGATCGATGAAAGCGGAAACGAAACCTACTCCGTCAAACTCCCCGCAGGCCCCTACCGCGTTGAACTCGAAAGCAAGGATCGCTTCGGAAACAAAATCAGCGCGCGGCACACCTTTACGGTGCAGGACCCGCAAGCCGCGGCTCTCGCGACCAAAGTCCCCAACTTCCTCGGAGCCCCCACCTTCACCCTAGAACCCGGAGAATCGCTCGACGCCCTTTGGGGCAGCGGTTACGAAAAAGGCCGCGCCTTCATCGAAATCGAGCAAAGCGGCAAAACCTTGCAGAGCTTCTGGACCGACGGGGAAGAGACCCAAGAACGTATCCAATTTCCTATCACAGAATCGCACCGCGGAGGACTCACCTTACGTACTACCTTTGTCCGGGAAAACCGCGCTTACTTCGAAAGCAAACGCATCGATGTTCCTTGGAGCAACAAGCAGCTCCAAGTCAAATGGGAGCGCTTCCGCTCCAAACTCGATCCCGGCCAAGCGGAAACCTGGACCGCTACCATCACCGGACCCGACGCCCACGTCGCCGCCGCCGAAATGGTGGCTGGTCTCTACGACGCCTCGCTCGACCAGTACAAGCCTCACAACTGGCCCCAACAAATCGGCTCATTCCGCCAAGAATATTCCCGTATCCACAGCCAATTCGGCAATACGCAAAATCACTTCGATTCCTTCGCTGGGTACTGGCGTCCAGACATCCTTCCCGTGGACTGGAGTTACCGACGCCTACCCTTCGAAATCAACTATCGCAGGCAAATGCGCAGTTTCGGAGGCGGCGGAGGAGAGGATGTTTTCGAACTCTCTCCCTTCTCGATCGCAGAGAGCGCTGACGAAGGCTACCAAGCCGCAAGCACCTTAGCAGGAACCAGGCTAAACAGCCCCATGCGTCCCGCGCCCATGGATACGGTAATGGGCGACGCGGCCATGAAAATGGAGCTCAGCCAAGAGCCCAGTCCTGCGCCCCCCCCAGCCCCCGACCTCTCGCAAGTCTCCGCTCGCACCAACCTCAACGAAACTGCCTTCTTCTACCCGCACCTGCTGAGCGACGAGGACGGCGTCGTGAAAATCCAGTTCACCATGCCGGAAGCCCTCACCGAATGGCGCTTCTTCGGCTTCGCCCACGACAACGAGCTGCGCTCCGGTTTCCTCTCCGACACCGCTGTCACAGCCAAGGACCTCATGGTCGAACCCAATCCACCGCGCTTCCTGCGCGAAGGCGACGAAGTGGAATTCACGGTCAAAGTCAGCAACCAGTCCGATTCGGAACAAAGCGGCCAAGTCCGTCTAAGCTTCACTGATGCCGCCACCCTCGAACCTGCCGACTCCTCTCTAGCGAACCAGGAAACCGACCGCTCCTTCACGATCCCCGCCAAAGAGTCGCGCAGCTTTTCTTGGCGCATCAAAGTTCCAGACGGAGCCAGAGTGCTCACTTACAAAGCGGTGGGAGCGAGCGCGTCCCTTAGCGACGGCGAGGAAGGCTACTTGCCCGTATTGAGCCGACGAATACTCGTCACCGAATCCCTGCCGCTCCCCATTCGCGGCCAAGGCAGCAAGGACTTCACTTTCGAAAAGCTGCTAGCGTCAGGAGATTCGGATACGCTCCAGCACCAGAACCTCACCGTTCAGATGGTTTCCCAACCCGCATGGTACGCGGTGATGGCATTGCCCTACCTCATGGAATTTCCGCACGAGTGCAGCGAGCAGCTCTTCAATCGCTTCTACGCCAACTCGCTCGCCTCCCACATCGCCACCTCAGATCCCAAGATCCGTCGCATCTTCGACCTCTGGAAAAATACGCCTGCTCTAGACAGTCCCTTGGAGAAAAACCAAGAGCTCAAGTCCGTGCTCATCGAAGAGACCCCCTGGCTGCGCCAAGCCCAAAACGAAAGCCAAGCCCGCCGCAACGTCGGACTGCTCTTCGACGAGAATCGCCTGCAAAACGAGTCCAGCCGCGCCCTGCAAAAACTCGCCGAGCGCCAGCTTTCCGACGGGCGCTGGTCTTGGTTTCCCGGCGGCTACGCCAGCGACTACATCACCCTCTACATCGCCACCGGCTTCGGGCGACTGCGCCATCTCGGAGCAGAAATCGACAGCGAACCGGCCATCCGTGCCCTCGATGCCCTGGATCGCTGGATGCAGCGACGTTACGAAGACATCCAGGATGGACCCAGCCCGGAGAACTACGTGCCCGACCATCTCATCTCCCTCTACCTCTACGGCCGCAGCTTCTTCCTTTCGGAAAAGCCAATCCCCGCGAGCCACCGCGACGCCCTCGACTTCTTTCTGCTCCAAGCCGACAAACATTGGACCCAGGTTTCCAGCCGCCAAAGCGAAGCTCACCTAGCCCTCGCCCTGCAACGCTTCGGACATCGCGACACGCCCACCGCCATCCTGCGCTCCCTCAAGGAACGCAGCGTCAGCGACGAAGAGCTCGGCATGTTTTGGCGGGACACGGAAAACCGCAGCTGGTGGTGGTACCATGCCCCCATCGAAACCCAAGCCCTCATGATCGAGGCCTTCGCAGAAGTTGCCGAAGACGAGCAAGCCGTAGAAGACCTGAAAGTATGGCTTCTAAAACAGAAGCAAACTCAGAACTGGAAAACCACTAAAGCCACCGCCGACGCTGTCTACGGCTTGCTGCTGCGCGGCAAAAACCTGCTCGCCAGCGACGCCCTCGTCGCAGTTTCCCTCGGAGGCCAAACCATCGAACCGGAAAACGTGGAGGCAGGAACCGGCTTCTACCAAAAGGCATTCGTTCGCCAAGAGATCCAAGCGGAGATGGGCGAGATCACGCTAACGAAAACCGACGACGGCGTGAGCTGGGGCAGCGTGCACTGGCAGTACCTCGAGGACATGAGCAAGGTCACGCCCCACGAGGCCACTCCCTTGACCCTGAAGAAAAGCCTCTTCGTTAAAGAGAACTCCTCCGCTGGACCGGTTCTCAAACCGATCGAAGGCCCGCTTTCGGTGGGCGACGAGCTGGTAGTGCGTCTCGAGCTGCGCAGCGATCGCGACATGGAGTACCTCCACCTCAAGGACCAACGCGGCAGCGGAACCGAGCCAGTGAACGTGCTGAGCCAATACCGTTACCAGGACCGGCTCGGCTACTACGAGAGCACCCGCGACACCGCCAGCCACTTTTTCATCCAATACCTTCCAAAAGGCACTTACGTCTTCGAGTACTCCACTCGAGTACAGCTCAAGGGCAGCTACCAAAGCGGAATCGCCGAGATCCAGTGCATGTACGCGCCCGAGTTCAACAGCCACTCCGCCAGCACCGTGATCGAGGTCGAGTAGAAGGATCGAGCCGGGGGTTCCCGGGAAAACTTCGAGGAAGGGCAAAATCGATAGGACGGGTTGGCCGCTAGCTTGCTGTTGACCCACGGCGGCTCATCCGCCTTGCTCCACTCCGAGCAGAGGCGTACTCGCGCCCTCCCAATCGATCCCGTCAATGATTCAAGCCTTCGCCAGACAACTGAAGAACGATGCCAGCAGCCTGGCATTCAACTCCGAGACCAAGCCAGCCGAAAAACTCGCCGCTCTCAAAGGCTTCCTCAAGACCGGGACCGAAACCATCCTCGCCGAACATCGCAACGGAGCCTCCGGGCTGGACGTGGGCAAGGCCCGCTCCTTGATGATCGACACCCTTATCAGCAAACTCGCTGAACCTGCCATCCAAGCCGTGCAGGAGCTCTCGAACAAGGCCGACCTCGCCGTTTCCGTCGTCGCGCTCGGAGGCTACGGACGCGAGGAGCTCTGCCCGCTCAGCGACATCGACATCATGTTCCTGTATCCATCGGATACCGACAGCAAGCTGCTCGAGAAAGCCCAGGAGTTGCTCGTGCAGGAAGTCCTCTACCCGCTCTGG
This region includes:
- a CDS encoding alpha-2-macroglobulin family protein; this translates as MTPSLRPFLLLGALLAFTCNLFAANRDDLWLKVSEARAQRLPQTAIESLEPIIEGALAEGAHAEAIKAITLKIALETQIQGEQPAEAILRLQRQLDETPAALQPVFQTLLAHSYWSYFQQNRWRFLQRTQTAEAPSNDFQTWDLARILREIDRHFTAALANESFLKSVPIESYDILLEPGTAPDTYRPTLYDFLAYEALSFYQSGEQAALEAEDTFEISAHSPIFDGTRAFLDWTPAADTDYSPELKAIRFYQDLLRFHRDDADPSAYYDADLARLIYGHNVAVGEDKGERYAAALERFIEKTAAHEISARARAALATYHQSQNELVTAYQIASRGLASFPGSAGAAECHNLIQQVEQKSANIQTEYIWNAPWPTIDVTYRNVDKVYFRAIKLEFEEELRSHPDLRDFQESVFERTPIHSWEADLPATSDYQTRTEKLPAPQTLEPGYYHIFASYDPTFRQYENVVSRATVWVSELALVLRTQELDTPLSGFVLNAISGEPIAGATVQLWHQNRNRNFRKGRSLTTDADGRFAVSKNASRDRTLILAEHQGQKTASKQSFWLHHSDRESYPEQRTIFFTDRALYRPGQTVNYKGISVFNHPSEGRYKTLKNSRLQIAFKNANRQVIADREHKTNDYGSFSGSFTAPEEGLLGNMSIEVTFGPWGSTHFNVEEYKRPKFQVELDAPANAPKLEETVSLKGRATAYTGAAIGGASVKWRVERGVRAPSWCWWWTPPATKAIAHGSVTTEADGSFSIHFPATPDKSVPRQNEPTFVYTVYADVTDTNGETRSASTETRAGYTALQAELSTTEWQSIDTPVEISISTQSLDGKPQAAKVQLKVYRLQQPESVIREQLADHRYRPWRIQATEPEFDPSNPDTWEIGKTVSRKQIRIDESGNETYSVKLPAGPYRVELESKDRFGNKISARHTFTVQDPQAAALATKVPNFLGAPTFTLEPGESLDALWGSGYEKGRAFIEIEQSGKTLQSFWTDGEETQERIQFPITESHRGGLTLRTTFVRENRAYFESKRIDVPWSNKQLQVKWERFRSKLDPGQAETWTATITGPDAHVAAAEMVAGLYDASLDQYKPHNWPQQIGSFRQEYSRIHSQFGNTQNHFDSFAGYWRPDILPVDWSYRRLPFEINYRRQMRSFGGGGGEDVFELSPFSIAESADEGYQAASTLAGTRLNSPMRPAPMDTVMGDAAMKMELSQEPSPAPPPAPDLSQVSARTNLNETAFFYPHLLSDEDGVVKIQFTMPEALTEWRFFGFAHDNELRSGFLSDTAVTAKDLMVEPNPPRFLREGDEVEFTVKVSNQSDSEQSGQVRLSFTDAATLEPADSSLANQETDRSFTIPAKESRSFSWRIKVPDGARVLTYKAVGASASLSDGEEGYLPVLSRRILVTESLPLPIRGQGSKDFTFEKLLASGDSDTLQHQNLTVQMVSQPAWYAVMALPYLMEFPHECSEQLFNRFYANSLASHIATSDPKIRRIFDLWKNTPALDSPLEKNQELKSVLIEETPWLRQAQNESQARRNVGLLFDENRLQNESSRALQKLAERQLSDGRWSWFPGGYASDYITLYIATGFGRLRHLGAEIDSEPAIRALDALDRWMQRRYEDIQDGPSPENYVPDHLISLYLYGRSFFLSEKPIPASHRDALDFFLLQADKHWTQVSSRQSEAHLALALQRFGHRDTPTAILRSLKERSVSDEELGMFWRDTENRSWWWYHAPIETQALMIEAFAEVAEDEQAVEDLKVWLLKQKQTQNWKTTKATADAVYGLLLRGKNLLASDALVAVSLGGQTIEPENVEAGTGFYQKAFVRQEIQAEMGEITLTKTDDGVSWGSVHWQYLEDMSKVTPHEATPLTLKKSLFVKENSSAGPVLKPIEGPLSVGDELVVRLELRSDRDMEYLHLKDQRGSGTEPVNVLSQYRYQDRLGYYESTRDTASHFFIQYLPKGTYVFEYSTRVQLKGSYQSGIAEIQCMYAPEFNSHSASTVIEVE